In the genome of Myxococcus stipitatus, one region contains:
- a CDS encoding nuclear transport factor 2 family protein: protein MRRHPIASVTALLLSLVGCAGSPLKTLPASAHLPGTANVEAYPVEHLAVRSLIERFSDAANHADWKATEEMFTEDAVWEVQAPPPMGWTFTGREAIHQGMTANLGRVELRVQTVSPTVVHVQGPDRATARSTLDEVLRFKETGKDVRIVGTYSDQLVKQAGQWKFARRTFIPRFDEPVATVTGSARD from the coding sequence ATGCGTCGTCACCCCATCGCGTCCGTCACCGCCCTGCTCCTGTCACTCGTCGGCTGCGCGGGAAGCCCCCTCAAGACGCTGCCCGCGAGCGCGCACCTGCCGGGAACCGCGAACGTCGAGGCGTACCCCGTCGAGCACCTCGCCGTGCGCTCGCTCATCGAGCGCTTCTCCGACGCGGCGAACCACGCGGACTGGAAGGCCACGGAGGAGATGTTCACCGAGGACGCGGTCTGGGAGGTCCAGGCGCCTCCGCCCATGGGCTGGACGTTCACGGGCCGCGAGGCCATCCACCAGGGCATGACGGCCAACCTCGGGCGCGTGGAGCTGCGCGTGCAGACCGTCTCTCCCACCGTCGTCCACGTCCAGGGGCCGGACCGTGCCACCGCGCGCTCCACCCTGGACGAAGTCCTGCGCTTCAAGGAGACGGGCAAGGACGTGAGGATTGTCGGCACCTACTCCGACCAGCTCGTCAAACAGGCGGGGCAGTGGAAGTTCGCGCGGAGGACCTTCATCCCCCGCTTCGACGAGCCCGTCGCCACCGTCACCGGGAGCGCGAGGGATTGA
- a CDS encoding M28 family metallopeptidase produces MATKVSDTPRPLPTASSRATAEKASQPAGTASKARTPDPRWSKDRFEPSNTRPLPGLPAPLPQLPAPLPQLPAPTTPVEPKCEPKPKPETSAKDSDPMTHLAYLASDELKGRDTPSEGLDAASKYVQAHVQKYGLVGPNKENAANPFEQRFDVFSFAGKPGVAAKGEAKEHGPHKQFGHQLFEEGFYLKEGMPRDTLAMLNRKYESTMKAEGQPLSPARGGGLRSVEELRSLATESGKGVNTMALLPGTGPHKDEVIVVMAHMDHVGTDRRGNIHNGADDNASGSAVLMAAVPELAEAQKRGELDRSVLFIWTGGEEKGLVGSQYFVDNPIPGLGTDQIAGVVNVDMVGRWDDQRLSVVDTNRKGQPNYFRDVVDQANAKLADPFDRINRDINQYRDRQDGAVFGRKGEDVLFLFEGLSNPNGGGDLIPEYHEPGDDIDLILRDNGGEKPRRVKDLMVNVIGMAANRKTEE; encoded by the coding sequence ATGGCCACGAAAGTCAGCGACACGCCCCGCCCCCTTCCCACCGCGTCGTCGCGAGCCACGGCCGAGAAGGCCTCCCAGCCCGCTGGAACGGCGAGCAAGGCCCGGACGCCGGACCCGAGATGGAGCAAGGACCGCTTCGAGCCGAGCAACACCCGGCCGCTCCCCGGGCTGCCCGCGCCGCTGCCCCAGCTCCCGGCGCCGCTGCCCCAACTGCCCGCCCCCACCACCCCGGTGGAGCCCAAGTGCGAGCCGAAGCCGAAGCCGGAGACCTCGGCGAAGGACTCGGACCCGATGACGCACCTGGCGTACCTCGCCTCGGACGAGCTCAAGGGGCGGGACACACCTTCGGAGGGGCTGGACGCGGCGTCCAAGTACGTGCAGGCGCATGTGCAGAAGTACGGCCTGGTGGGGCCCAACAAGGAGAACGCGGCGAACCCCTTCGAGCAGCGCTTCGACGTCTTCTCGTTCGCGGGCAAGCCGGGCGTGGCGGCGAAGGGCGAGGCGAAGGAGCACGGCCCGCACAAGCAGTTCGGCCACCAGCTCTTCGAGGAGGGCTTCTACCTGAAGGAGGGAATGCCCCGCGACACGCTCGCGATGCTCAACCGCAAGTACGAGAGCACGATGAAGGCGGAGGGGCAGCCGCTGTCGCCCGCGCGAGGCGGCGGGCTGCGGAGCGTGGAGGAGCTGCGCTCGCTGGCGACGGAGTCCGGGAAGGGCGTCAACACGATGGCGCTGCTGCCGGGCACCGGGCCGCACAAGGACGAGGTCATCGTCGTGATGGCCCACATGGACCACGTGGGCACGGACCGGCGCGGCAACATCCACAACGGCGCGGATGACAACGCGTCGGGCAGCGCGGTGTTGATGGCCGCCGTCCCGGAGCTCGCGGAGGCACAGAAGCGCGGCGAGCTGGACCGCTCCGTCCTCTTCATCTGGACCGGCGGCGAGGAGAAGGGCCTGGTGGGCTCGCAGTACTTCGTCGACAACCCGATTCCCGGGCTGGGCACGGACCAGATTGCCGGCGTCGTCAACGTGGACATGGTGGGCCGCTGGGATGACCAGCGCCTGTCCGTCGTGGACACCAACCGCAAGGGCCAGCCGAACTACTTCCGCGACGTCGTGGACCAGGCGAACGCGAAGCTGGCGGACCCGTTCGACCGCATCAACCGCGATATCAACCAGTACCGGGACCGGCAGGACGGCGCGGTGTTCGGCCGCAAGGGCGAGGACGTCCTCTTCCTCTTCGAGGGCCTCTCCAACCCGAACGGCGGCGGCGACCTCATCCCCGAGTACCACGAGCCCGGCGACGACATCGACCTCATCCTCCGCGACAACGGAGGCGAGAAGCCGCGCCGCGTGAAGGACCTGATGGTCAACGTCATCGGCATGGCCGCCAACCGGAAGACCGAGGAGTAG
- a CDS encoding DNA/RNA non-specific endonuclease: MTTLRPTSRASTASTGSSADAAPVNGLKPKGGSWNRSATKEVSISDLQAKFGWTDQSWEAGLLKAADSAGGKTRGGNGKVSAAEIQEYLTAPTDGRYLSSTALQQGRAALDTKLSKGGGAPVKVDAFDLAWQDNLARRADLLGGNKDGKVSQDELAAYIQKSKANQADGARWVPDQQMAVFQSRVAQAAGELDPLRPKGGEGKGMELVKQYSRLMLDEGKNLPTFVSHMLSAADIKETPADVHRDKSTFVRDPVLGSKGVTDSDYNNTGFDRGHMKPAEDSPNQEAMNESHLMTNIAPQYGNHNQQAWRTLERAIGDLVAQTGGKAHIITGNLFLDKNGKPLPPESVTTTGAKDRKIGVPTHNFKTVLLELPNGNVSMFAYMVPNVKDGPSKKDAIVPMLEASRVPVDQLETLLGQDLYAQLPKSVQDKLEKDSKAPGAFQLEGSRYEAVTLLTQR; this comes from the coding sequence ATGACGACGCTGCGACCTACTTCTCGTGCCAGCACCGCGTCCACCGGGTCCTCCGCGGATGCCGCGCCCGTCAATGGTCTCAAGCCGAAGGGGGGGAGCTGGAACCGCTCCGCGACGAAAGAAGTCTCCATCTCCGACCTCCAGGCGAAGTTCGGCTGGACGGACCAGAGCTGGGAGGCGGGGCTGCTGAAGGCGGCGGACTCCGCGGGGGGGAAGACGCGCGGCGGCAACGGGAAGGTGTCCGCGGCTGAAATCCAGGAGTACCTGACCGCGCCCACGGATGGACGCTACCTGTCGTCGACGGCGCTTCAGCAGGGCCGGGCCGCGCTCGACACGAAGCTGTCCAAGGGGGGAGGCGCGCCGGTGAAGGTGGATGCCTTCGACCTGGCGTGGCAGGACAACCTGGCCAGGCGCGCCGACCTGCTGGGGGGGAACAAGGATGGCAAGGTGAGCCAGGACGAGCTGGCGGCCTACATCCAGAAGTCGAAGGCGAACCAGGCGGATGGCGCGCGCTGGGTGCCGGACCAGCAGATGGCCGTCTTCCAGAGCCGCGTCGCGCAGGCGGCGGGGGAGCTGGACCCGCTGCGGCCCAAGGGCGGCGAGGGCAAGGGCATGGAGCTGGTGAAGCAGTACTCCCGGCTGATGCTCGATGAAGGAAAGAACCTGCCCACCTTCGTGAGCCACATGCTGTCCGCGGCCGACATCAAGGAGACGCCGGCCGACGTGCACCGCGACAAGAGCACCTTCGTTCGCGACCCGGTGCTGGGCTCCAAGGGCGTCACGGACTCCGACTACAACAACACGGGCTTCGACCGGGGGCACATGAAGCCCGCGGAGGACTCGCCCAATCAGGAGGCGATGAACGAGAGCCACCTGATGACCAACATCGCGCCCCAGTACGGCAACCACAACCAGCAGGCGTGGCGGACGCTGGAGCGGGCCATCGGCGACCTGGTGGCGCAGACGGGCGGCAAGGCCCACATCATCACGGGCAACCTCTTCCTGGACAAGAACGGCAAGCCGCTGCCCCCGGAGTCGGTGACGACGACGGGCGCGAAGGACCGGAAGATTGGCGTCCCCACGCACAACTTCAAGACGGTGCTCCTGGAGCTGCCCAACGGCAACGTGTCGATGTTCGCGTACATGGTGCCGAACGTGAAGGACGGCCCGTCGAAGAAGGACGCCATCGTCCCGATGCTCGAGGCCTCGCGTGTGCCGGTGGACCAGCTGGAGACGCTGCTGGGCCAGGACCTGTACGCGCAGCTCCCCAAGAGCGTGCAGGACAAGCTGGAGAAGGACTCGAAGGCCCCCGGCGCGTTCCAGCTCGAGGGCAGCCGGTACGAGGCCGTCACGCTGCTGACGCAGCGCTAG
- a CDS encoding LysR family transcriptional regulator — protein sequence MPNPLVEIRHLLLLSALEEVGSLNAAARKLHLSPSALSQQLRELEDRLGGPLFHRQWRRLALTSAGRRLTDAAHAVLGELTRAEGEARELLRGASGTLRVATVCLQSYRWLPELLRDFSRGWPGLEVTIVPEAGDAPMEWLLARKLDVALVAGMVRPGPRIRMAPLFRDELVAVVGREHPWATARRKVVEVRALGDEHIWTDAGALRPTAPLGRALAQAGNVSPRKVTLIPMTGGLPLEMARAHLGITVLPRWAVTPQLEDGALHAVRVGPKGLWLDWAVATRTGESEPPLQAFVEALRAHHPGPRGRGVKHRDIAETSRRR from the coding sequence ATGCCGAACCCACTCGTCGAGATTCGCCACCTGCTGCTGCTCTCCGCGCTGGAGGAGGTGGGGAGCCTCAACGCCGCCGCGCGCAAGCTGCACCTGTCGCCGTCCGCGCTCAGCCAGCAGCTCCGCGAGCTGGAGGACCGGCTGGGCGGCCCGCTATTCCATCGGCAGTGGCGGCGCCTGGCGCTCACCTCCGCGGGACGGCGGCTCACGGACGCGGCGCACGCGGTGCTGGGAGAGCTCACCCGCGCGGAGGGCGAGGCGCGGGAGCTGCTGCGTGGCGCGAGCGGCACGCTCCGGGTGGCGACGGTGTGTCTCCAGTCCTACCGCTGGTTGCCCGAACTCCTGCGCGACTTCTCCCGCGGCTGGCCCGGCCTGGAGGTCACCATCGTCCCGGAGGCCGGCGACGCTCCCATGGAGTGGCTGCTGGCGCGCAAGCTGGACGTCGCGCTCGTGGCGGGCATGGTCCGTCCCGGGCCTCGCATCCGCATGGCGCCGCTGTTTCGCGATGAGCTGGTCGCGGTGGTGGGCCGCGAGCACCCCTGGGCCACCGCGCGGCGCAAGGTCGTGGAGGTGCGTGCCCTCGGCGACGAGCACATCTGGACGGACGCGGGGGCCCTTCGTCCCACGGCGCCCCTGGGCCGGGCGCTCGCGCAGGCGGGGAATGTCTCTCCCCGCAAGGTGACGCTCATTCCCATGACCGGGGGCCTGCCGCTCGAGATGGCGCGGGCCCACCTGGGCATCACCGTGCTCCCCAGGTGGGCCGTGACACCCCAGCTGGAGGACGGGGCGCTGCACGCCGTCCGGGTCGGCCCGAAGGGGCTGTGGCTGGACTGGGCCGTGGCCACGCGCACCGGTGAGTCGGAGCCCCCGCTCCAGGCCTTCGTGGAGGCCCTGCGCGCCCACCACCCCGGCCCCCGCGGGCGCGGGGTGAAACATCGAGACATCGCTGAGACATCCCGCCGCCGCTGA
- a CDS encoding gamma-glutamylcyclotransferase gives MPAGTPSPRPWFAFSVDLSPAAARERIPGLPSLPALPDGELAEAMDVDVVYDVPSSVWGGKVARLVDAPGKRLPGLLRRVSPEVWDVVSRLEGPLAEATTSRPVKVITSTGGILSAQAFTPPARGGTPPPGPISEAFLITVAVAAERAGLSAEHVERLQAEAHIVQTIQQAKAGAPPESASPGKKG, from the coding sequence ATGCCCGCTGGTACTCCCTCACCGCGTCCCTGGTTCGCCTTCTCCGTCGACCTGTCTCCGGCCGCGGCGCGCGAGCGCATCCCTGGCCTTCCCTCCCTGCCGGCCCTTCCAGACGGGGAGCTGGCCGAGGCGATGGATGTCGACGTCGTCTACGACGTGCCCTCCTCGGTGTGGGGCGGCAAGGTCGCCCGGCTGGTGGATGCCCCGGGAAAGCGCCTCCCAGGGCTGCTGCGGCGCGTCTCCCCCGAGGTGTGGGACGTGGTGAGCCGGCTGGAGGGCCCGCTCGCCGAGGCCACCACGTCGCGGCCCGTCAAGGTCATCACCTCCACGGGCGGCATCCTCTCCGCCCAGGCCTTCACGCCGCCGGCCCGGGGAGGGACTCCTCCTCCTGGCCCCATCAGCGAGGCCTTCCTCATCACCGTGGCCGTGGCGGCGGAGCGGGCGGGCCTCTCCGCGGAGCACGTCGAGCGGCTCCAGGCGGAGGCCCACATCGTCCAGACGATTCAGCAGGCCAAGGCTGGCGCCCCGCCGGAGAGTGCATCCCCTGGAAAGAAGGGCTGA
- the uvrA gene encoding excinuclease ABC subunit UvrA — translation MSRPRRPPSAAPASDPRTGYVRVRGAREHNLKDVDVDLPRDALVVFTGVSGSGKSSLAFGTLYAEAQRRYFESVAPYARRLIDPAGNPEVDSIEGLPPAVALQQHRGAPTTRSSVGSVTTLSNSLRLLYSRAGTYPANQPHLDSDAFSPNTPAGACPNCHGLGRVYEVTERSLVPDDSLTIRERAIASWPPAWHGQNLRDILVTLGYDVDRPWRELPRKDRDWILFTEEQPTVPVYAGLTPAQTRQALKRKAPPSYMGTFTSARRYVLQAFATTQSPLIKKRVSQYLESGECPVCHGKRLRRESLSVTFAGLDYGELSRLPLKRVEALLRPYAEGTAASLKKLSREHPEKALVSERIAKDLVARLQVLMGLGLGYLSLERSTPTLSPGELQRLRLATQVRSNLFGVVYVLDEPSAGLHPADTQSLLKALDSLKDGGNSLFVVEHEVDVIRHADWVVDVGPAAGEKGGEVLYSGPLEGLREVESSQTRRYLFGAEPPRARPPRAPRGWMRLRGIRRNNLHGLDVDFPLGVFTAVTGISGSGKSSLVSQVLVELVSAHLGHEPAEEEEEGELLERSEVRTTGGRITEGLEDIHRLVRVDQKPIGRTPRSNLATYTGLFDHVRKLFAATPAARARKYDAGRFSFNVAKGRCETCEGEGFVSVELLFLPSVYAPCPTCHGARYNEKTLEVRYQGKNIAEVLGMTVDTAHAFFAEEPHARRALGVLREVGLGYLRLGQPATELSGGEAQRIKLATELQRPQRGHTLYILDEPTTGLHPSDVDKLMAQLDGLVDAGNTVILVEHDMRVVSASDWVIDMGPGAGDEGGSVVATGTPAEVARVPHSRTAPFLARG, via the coding sequence ATGAGCCGTCCCCGCCGTCCCCCCAGCGCAGCGCCCGCCTCCGACCCGCGTACGGGTTACGTCCGCGTCCGAGGCGCCCGGGAGCACAACCTCAAGGACGTGGACGTCGACCTGCCACGGGATGCCCTGGTCGTCTTCACGGGGGTCTCCGGCTCCGGCAAGTCGTCGCTCGCCTTCGGCACGCTCTACGCCGAGGCCCAGCGCCGCTACTTCGAGTCCGTCGCCCCGTATGCCCGGCGGCTCATCGACCCCGCGGGCAATCCCGAGGTGGACTCCATCGAGGGACTCCCGCCCGCCGTGGCCCTGCAACAACACCGAGGCGCGCCGACGACGCGCTCCTCGGTGGGCAGCGTGACGACGCTCTCGAACTCGCTGCGCCTGCTCTACTCGCGCGCGGGGACGTACCCCGCGAACCAGCCGCACCTGGACTCCGACGCCTTCTCCCCCAACACGCCCGCGGGCGCGTGCCCGAACTGCCACGGCCTGGGCCGCGTCTACGAAGTCACCGAGCGCTCCCTCGTCCCAGACGACTCGCTCACCATCCGGGAGCGGGCCATCGCGAGCTGGCCGCCCGCGTGGCACGGGCAGAACCTGCGCGACATCCTGGTGACGCTTGGCTACGACGTGGACCGGCCCTGGCGGGAGCTGCCCAGGAAGGACCGCGACTGGATTCTCTTCACGGAGGAGCAGCCGACCGTCCCCGTCTACGCGGGCCTGACGCCAGCTCAGACGCGCCAGGCACTCAAGCGCAAGGCCCCTCCCAGCTACATGGGCACGTTCACCAGCGCACGGCGCTACGTGCTCCAGGCCTTCGCCACGACGCAGAGCCCGCTCATCAAGAAGCGCGTCTCTCAATACCTGGAGAGCGGCGAGTGCCCCGTGTGCCACGGCAAGCGGCTGCGCCGGGAGTCCCTGTCCGTCACCTTCGCGGGCCTGGACTACGGCGAGCTGTCGCGACTCCCGCTCAAGCGCGTCGAAGCCCTGCTGCGCCCCTACGCCGAGGGCACAGCCGCCTCGCTGAAGAAGCTCTCGCGAGAGCACCCCGAGAAGGCGCTCGTGTCGGAGCGCATCGCCAAGGACCTGGTCGCGCGGCTCCAGGTCTTGATGGGGCTGGGACTGGGCTATCTCTCGCTGGAGCGCTCCACGCCCACGCTCTCGCCGGGAGAGCTGCAGCGGCTGCGGCTGGCCACCCAGGTCCGCTCCAACCTGTTCGGCGTGGTGTACGTGCTGGATGAGCCCTCCGCGGGCCTGCACCCCGCCGACACCCAGTCGCTCCTCAAGGCGCTCGACTCGCTGAAGGACGGCGGCAACTCCCTCTTCGTCGTGGAGCACGAGGTGGACGTCATCCGTCACGCGGACTGGGTGGTGGACGTGGGCCCCGCCGCCGGGGAGAAGGGCGGCGAGGTGCTCTACAGCGGGCCGCTCGAAGGGCTCCGCGAGGTCGAATCCTCCCAGACGCGGCGCTACCTCTTCGGAGCCGAGCCCCCGCGTGCACGGCCTCCTCGCGCGCCTCGCGGCTGGATGCGCCTGCGGGGCATCCGCCGCAACAACCTGCACGGCCTGGATGTCGACTTCCCGCTGGGTGTCTTCACCGCTGTCACCGGCATCTCCGGCTCCGGCAAGTCCAGCCTCGTGAGCCAGGTCCTGGTGGAGCTGGTCTCCGCGCACCTGGGCCACGAGCCCGCCGAGGAGGAAGAGGAAGGAGAGCTGCTCGAGCGCAGTGAAGTGCGCACCACGGGCGGGAGGATCACCGAGGGCCTGGAGGACATCCACCGCCTGGTGCGCGTGGACCAGAAGCCCATCGGCCGCACGCCCCGCTCCAACCTCGCGACGTACACGGGCCTGTTCGACCACGTGCGCAAGCTCTTCGCCGCGACGCCCGCCGCCCGGGCGCGCAAGTACGACGCCGGGAGGTTCTCCTTCAACGTGGCGAAGGGCCGCTGCGAGACGTGTGAGGGCGAGGGCTTCGTCAGCGTGGAGCTGCTCTTCCTGCCCAGCGTCTACGCCCCCTGCCCCACCTGCCACGGCGCCCGCTACAACGAGAAGACGCTGGAGGTCCGCTACCAGGGGAAGAACATCGCGGAGGTGCTGGGCATGACGGTGGACACCGCGCATGCGTTCTTCGCCGAGGAGCCCCACGCACGGCGCGCCCTGGGCGTGCTGCGCGAAGTGGGGCTCGGCTACCTGCGGCTGGGCCAGCCCGCGACGGAGCTCTCAGGCGGAGAGGCGCAGCGCATCAAGCTGGCGACGGAGCTGCAACGCCCCCAGCGCGGCCACACGCTCTACATCCTGGATGAGCCCACCACGGGCCTGCATCCCTCGGACGTGGACAAGCTGATGGCCCAGCTCGACGGGCTCGTCGACGCGGGCAACACCGTCATCCTCGTGGAGCACGACATGCGCGTGGTCTCCGCGAGCGACTGGGTCATCGACATGGGGCCGGGCGCCGGAGACGAAGGAGGAAGCGTCGTCGCCACCGGCACACCCGCGGAGGTTGCTCGGGTTCCTCACAGCCGCACCGCGCCCTTCCTGGCGCGGGGCTGA
- a CDS encoding DEAD/DEAH box helicase, giving the protein MSATADLLEAIQEEARSETWSAGMGLARAGAVSVQSVGEEETVLRVRATGRPAPVTTTLYPEDEIWECDCRGKVDPCEHVVAAALFLHHASQKGALPRPAPPPRPTAAPRAPVSTAAAPRGPVNTAASAGARPGASAKPERMVYRFKRVEGGLQLERLVVRPDNTARLLARSLASLLTNPVEAARIQVEPCDRVADALLARPTRGPLPPERLEALLRALEPARTILFDGMLVSVSSELLLPRVTVEDRGEQTVLKVDRDPRATEVVSPGIALGGGVLFRLGEQTLTGSRLEKLPQERVFSPDQMGDLTGKVLPEMARRLPVDVKSKRLPAIDRDLKPRISLELDPLDAGLSVLPTLVYGSPPTVRIDNGRMVYLQGAVPVRNETAEQQLIHGLRDELNMVPGRRVTVQGKEAVQLADKLRMWRGGLTGDAARFVSPDVKLRPLLNVEAGATAAGVPSVGFSFDFQVEGAGDEAPRTVDAGAVMKAWEEGLGLVPLEGGGWAPLPTQWLKSHGHRVAELLAARGSDGRLANHAIPQLTELCEELEHPPPPGLERLAPLVQGFEKLPEPQLPSDLTAKLRPYQLQGVSWLTFLRQAGLGGVLADDMGLGKTLQTICMVGKGTLVVAPTSVLPNWHAEVRRFRPSLKVSVYHGPGRSLDETADVTLTTYALMRLDAEVLGAKQWDMVVLDEAQAIKNPDSQVARAAYGLEAQFRLALSGTPIENRLEELWSLMHFANRGLLGGRKDFEERWARPVSDNLKGAAERLRARIRPFVLRRLKREVAPELPPRTESVRHVTLSEHERAVYDAVYSATREEVVSQLEAGGSVLKALEALLRLRQAACHPALVPGQHAKSSSKVQALVEALSTAVEDGHKALVFSQWTSMLDLIEPALREADIGFIRLDGSTANRGAVAESFQDPKGPPVMLISLKAGATGLNLTAADHVFLVDPWWNPSVENQAADRAHRIGQQRPVMVYRLVSQGTVEEKILTLQDKKRALFESALGGASGGAAITRADLMQLLD; this is encoded by the coding sequence ATGTCCGCGACCGCCGACCTGCTCGAAGCCATCCAGGAGGAAGCCCGCTCGGAGACGTGGTCCGCTGGGATGGGCCTCGCCCGCGCGGGGGCGGTCTCGGTGCAGTCCGTGGGCGAGGAGGAGACGGTGCTGCGCGTGCGCGCCACCGGCCGCCCCGCCCCGGTGACCACCACCCTCTATCCCGAGGATGAAATCTGGGAGTGTGACTGCCGAGGGAAGGTGGACCCGTGCGAGCACGTGGTCGCCGCCGCCCTCTTCCTGCACCACGCCTCGCAGAAGGGCGCCCTGCCCCGCCCCGCTCCACCGCCGCGCCCCACCGCCGCGCCTCGCGCCCCCGTGAGCACCGCCGCCGCGCCGCGCGGTCCCGTGAACACCGCCGCCTCCGCCGGAGCACGCCCGGGAGCCTCCGCCAAGCCGGAGCGGATGGTGTACCGCTTCAAGCGCGTGGAGGGAGGGCTCCAGCTCGAGCGGCTGGTGGTGCGGCCCGACAACACCGCGCGCCTGCTCGCGCGAAGCCTGGCCTCCCTGCTGACGAATCCGGTGGAGGCCGCGCGCATCCAGGTGGAGCCGTGTGACCGCGTCGCGGACGCGCTGCTCGCCCGGCCCACGCGAGGCCCGCTGCCTCCCGAGCGGCTGGAGGCGCTGCTGCGGGCGCTGGAGCCCGCGCGCACCATCCTCTTCGACGGCATGCTGGTGTCGGTGTCCAGCGAGCTGCTCCTGCCCCGCGTCACCGTGGAGGACCGAGGCGAGCAGACGGTGCTGAAGGTGGACCGGGACCCGCGCGCCACGGAGGTGGTCAGCCCCGGCATCGCGCTGGGAGGCGGCGTGCTCTTCCGCCTGGGCGAGCAGACCCTCACCGGCTCCCGGCTGGAGAAGCTGCCGCAGGAGCGCGTCTTCTCGCCGGACCAGATGGGAGACCTCACCGGCAAGGTGTTGCCGGAGATGGCGCGGCGGCTCCCCGTGGACGTGAAGAGCAAGCGGCTGCCCGCCATCGACCGCGACCTCAAGCCGCGCATCTCGCTGGAGCTGGACCCGCTGGACGCGGGCCTCTCCGTGCTGCCGACGCTCGTCTATGGCTCACCGCCCACGGTGCGCATCGACAACGGGCGCATGGTGTATCTGCAAGGCGCGGTGCCCGTGCGCAACGAGACCGCCGAGCAGCAGCTCATCCACGGCCTGCGCGACGAGCTCAACATGGTCCCCGGGCGCCGCGTGACGGTGCAGGGCAAGGAGGCCGTGCAGCTCGCGGACAAGCTGCGCATGTGGCGCGGCGGACTCACCGGAGACGCCGCGCGCTTCGTCAGCCCCGACGTGAAGCTGCGCCCCCTGCTCAACGTCGAGGCGGGCGCCACGGCGGCGGGCGTCCCCAGCGTCGGCTTCTCGTTCGACTTCCAGGTGGAAGGGGCGGGAGACGAGGCGCCTCGCACGGTGGACGCGGGCGCGGTGATGAAGGCGTGGGAGGAGGGCCTGGGCCTCGTTCCCCTGGAGGGCGGCGGCTGGGCCCCGTTGCCTACCCAGTGGCTGAAGTCACACGGTCACCGTGTGGCGGAGCTGCTCGCGGCGCGAGGCTCGGATGGGCGGCTGGCCAACCACGCCATCCCCCAGCTCACCGAGCTGTGCGAGGAGCTGGAGCATCCGCCCCCGCCCGGCCTGGAGCGGCTGGCGCCCCTGGTGCAGGGCTTCGAGAAGCTCCCCGAGCCCCAGCTGCCCTCGGACCTCACGGCGAAGCTGCGCCCGTATCAGCTCCAGGGCGTCAGCTGGCTCACCTTCCTGCGGCAGGCGGGCCTGGGCGGCGTGCTCGCGGACGACATGGGTCTGGGCAAGACGCTCCAGACCATCTGCATGGTCGGCAAGGGCACGCTCGTCGTCGCACCCACCAGCGTGCTGCCCAACTGGCACGCGGAGGTGCGGCGCTTCCGGCCGTCGCTGAAGGTCTCCGTCTACCACGGCCCCGGACGCTCGCTGGACGAGACGGCCGACGTCACGCTCACGACGTACGCGCTCATGCGGCTGGACGCGGAGGTGCTCGGCGCGAAGCAGTGGGACATGGTGGTGCTCGACGAGGCCCAGGCCATCAAGAATCCCGACAGCCAGGTGGCGCGCGCGGCCTACGGGCTGGAGGCCCAGTTCCGGCTCGCGCTCAGCGGCACGCCCATCGAGAACCGGCTGGAGGAGCTGTGGAGCCTGATGCACTTCGCCAACCGGGGGCTGCTCGGTGGGCGCAAGGACTTCGAGGAGCGCTGGGCGCGCCCCGTCAGTGACAACCTGAAGGGCGCGGCGGAGCGGCTGCGCGCGCGCATCCGGCCCTTCGTCCTGCGCAGGCTCAAGCGGGAGGTGGCCCCGGAGCTCCCGCCTCGCACGGAGTCGGTGCGCCACGTCACCTTGAGCGAGCACGAGCGCGCCGTCTACGACGCGGTGTACTCCGCCACGCGCGAGGAGGTGGTGTCCCAGCTCGAGGCGGGCGGCAGCGTGCTCAAGGCGCTGGAGGCGCTCCTGCGGCTGCGTCAGGCGGCGTGCCACCCCGCGCTCGTGCCGGGCCAGCACGCGAAGTCGTCATCCAAGGTGCAGGCGCTCGTGGAGGCGCTCTCCACCGCGGTGGAGGACGGCCACAAGGCGCTCGTCTTCTCGCAGTGGACGTCCATGCTGGACCTCATCGAGCCCGCGCTGCGCGAGGCCGACATCGGCTTCATCCGCCTGGACGGCTCCACCGCCAACCGCGGCGCCGTGGCGGAGTCCTTCCAGGACCCGAAGGGCCCGCCCGTGATGCTCATCTCGCTCAAGGCGGGCGCCACGGGGCTGAACCTCACCGCGGCGGACCACGTGTTCCTGGTGGACCCGTGGTGGAACCCGTCCGTGGAGAACCAGGCCGCGGACCGGGCGCATCGCATCGGACAGCAGCGCCCCGTCATGGTGTACCGGCTCGTGTCCCAGGGCACGGTGGAGGAGAAGATCCTCACGCTCCAGGACAAGAAGCGCGCGCTGTTCGAGTCCGCGCTCGGAGGCGCCTCGGGAGGCGCCGCCATCACCCGCGCGGACCTGATGCAGCTGCTCGACTGA